The proteins below are encoded in one region of Natronospira bacteriovora:
- a CDS encoding YciI family protein, with product MRVMILIKASSDSEAGKLPGQDLLEAMGKYNEALVEAGILLDGDGLRPSSAGVRVRFSGDERVVTDGPFAETKELLAGYWLWKVNSLEEAIEWVKRCPNPMPGTEAEIEIRPLFEAEDFGEDFTPELREREDRLRMTVKGSPSGE from the coding sequence ATGCGTGTGATGATTCTGATCAAGGCAAGCAGTGACTCGGAAGCGGGGAAGTTGCCGGGCCAGGACCTGCTGGAAGCGATGGGTAAGTACAACGAGGCGCTGGTCGAGGCCGGTATTCTGCTGGATGGTGATGGCCTCCGGCCCAGTAGTGCCGGTGTGCGAGTTCGCTTCTCTGGCGATGAACGTGTCGTGACGGACGGGCCGTTTGCCGAGACAAAAGAGCTGCTTGCCGGTTATTGGCTGTGGAAGGTGAATTCACTGGAGGAAGCCATCGAGTGGGTGAAACGCTGCCCCAATCCCATGCCCGGCACCGAGGCCGAGATTGAAATTCGTCCGCTTTTTGAAGCAGAGGATTTCGGTGAGGATTTCACGCCGGAGTTGCGTGAGCGGGAAGATCGCCTGCGCATGACTGTCAAGGGCTCCCCATCCGGGGAGTAA
- a CDS encoding aminotransferase class V-fold PLP-dependent enzyme has protein sequence MNHAKQWQVKLGCREAFAELSFDVYANHASVSPLSEPVRMAVDEVMAAQTREGAGFFMAEVERREHLRERLGTLIGADGRHEIGLTANTTAGVVAIAQSLPWRRGDRILLLEGEFPTNVTPWQQAARRHGLELVWMNAEDFRLDRTAAMDVFEKHLKQGIRLVAASAVQFTTGQLMPLAAMGALCRQHDSEFFVDGIQAVGVVPLDVKRMGIDYLACGSHKWLMAPEGAGFVYVSPEKAEQLQPNLAGWISHEDAFEFLTGGPETLRYDRPFQRGARMLESGTFNSIGCAGLSASVGLIQSIGVNAIYQHVQTWLDALEAPLLNRGFESARMPDREGRSGILSVRPPDERPAADWASALAERGIACASPAGWLRLAPHWPNSVAEVEKVLQAVDQLLAR, from the coding sequence ATGAACCACGCCAAGCAATGGCAGGTGAAACTTGGCTGCCGGGAAGCCTTTGCCGAGTTGAGCTTCGATGTCTACGCCAACCACGCCTCCGTTTCCCCCCTCAGCGAGCCGGTGCGCATGGCCGTGGATGAGGTCATGGCGGCCCAGACCCGGGAAGGCGCGGGTTTCTTCATGGCTGAAGTGGAGCGGCGGGAGCACCTGCGGGAGCGGCTCGGCACACTGATCGGTGCAGACGGCCGGCACGAGATTGGGCTGACGGCCAATACCACCGCCGGTGTCGTCGCCATTGCCCAGTCCCTGCCCTGGCGCCGGGGAGACCGGATTCTGCTGCTTGAGGGTGAGTTTCCCACCAACGTCACGCCCTGGCAGCAGGCCGCCCGACGCCATGGTCTGGAACTGGTCTGGATGAATGCCGAGGATTTCCGGCTTGACCGAACCGCCGCCATGGACGTCTTCGAAAAGCACCTGAAACAGGGCATCCGCCTGGTGGCCGCGAGCGCCGTCCAGTTCACCACCGGCCAGCTCATGCCACTGGCCGCCATGGGCGCACTCTGCCGACAACACGACAGCGAATTCTTCGTGGACGGAATCCAGGCCGTGGGCGTGGTGCCACTGGACGTGAAGCGCATGGGCATTGATTATCTGGCCTGTGGCAGCCACAAGTGGCTGATGGCCCCGGAAGGGGCCGGCTTTGTCTATGTCTCGCCGGAGAAGGCCGAACAACTGCAGCCCAACCTGGCCGGCTGGATCAGCCACGAGGATGCCTTCGAGTTTCTTACCGGCGGCCCCGAGACCCTGCGTTATGACCGTCCCTTCCAGCGCGGAGCGCGCATGCTGGAGTCAGGCACCTTCAATTCCATTGGCTGTGCCGGTCTGTCAGCCAGTGTCGGGCTGATCCAGTCCATTGGGGTGAACGCCATTTACCAGCACGTACAGACCTGGCTGGATGCACTGGAAGCGCCACTCCTAAATCGCGGCTTCGAGAGTGCCCGTATGCCGGATAGGGAAGGACGCTCCGGCATCCTCAGTGTACGCCCACCGGATGAGCGTCCGGCAGCAGACTGGGCCTCTGCCCTGGCCGAAAGGGGCATCGCCTGTGCCAGCCCGGCCGGCTGGCTGCGCCTTGCCCCGCACTGGCCCAATAGCGTGGCGGAGGTTGAAAAGGTTTTACAGGCGGTGGACCAGCTACTCGCTCGTTAA
- a CDS encoding DUF885 domain-containing protein — MKSLRLTKWRIFLIVLLALLTGGGVFGYKLVWGKPFNVDHFYDRVFIRFALEDPEMLTQLGILENTPFRGHNRRLSDVSLERGEAMIRRVDRDMAILRSYNRDRMSHQQRLSADILGWFFETNMGAREFMYHGFPVNQMFGVQNNLPEFMIETHRIEDRRGAEDYVTRLTQFPVKFGQVIELLDYQLEREIIPPRFVVDHVLNEMKAFTAAEVEKHELYTHLVGRLEALEDVESDAAEAILADARDAIGNQVYPAYADMIAWFEALRPRTTTDAGAWTLPNGEAYYRHTLLQNTTTDMSPDAIHMLGLEQVESILAEMDEILRAEGYMEGTVGERMDQLAQEERFLYPDTDEGREQIIADYQAMIDELQAEMSPYFGRLPRASVEVRRVPEFRQDTAAGAYYRMPPVGGDRPGIFYANLRDVKEIPSFGMRTLTAHEAVPGHHFQIALQMELEGLPLFRGFPLFSAFTEGWALYAERLADEIGLYHDEYERLGMLQAQLFRAVRLVVDTGIHHKRWTREEAIDYMFETTGMPRGDVVAEIERYVVMPGQATSYMVGMLHIQYLRQQAEEALGDAFSLSDFHDAVLANGALPLFLLSEEIERWIRSVQENEIVAEQAA, encoded by the coding sequence ATGAAAAGCCTGCGCCTGACCAAATGGCGAATATTCCTGATCGTATTGCTGGCCCTTCTCACCGGCGGTGGCGTCTTCGGCTACAAGCTGGTCTGGGGCAAACCGTTCAATGTGGATCATTTCTACGACCGGGTGTTCATTCGTTTCGCCCTGGAAGATCCGGAAATGCTGACCCAGCTCGGCATTCTCGAGAACACGCCGTTCCGGGGTCACAACCGTAGGCTCAGTGATGTATCCCTGGAACGTGGAGAGGCCATGATCCGGCGGGTCGACCGGGACATGGCTATTCTTCGCTCCTACAATCGGGATCGCATGAGTCACCAGCAGCGCCTGTCCGCGGATATTCTGGGCTGGTTCTTCGAAACCAACATGGGCGCGCGGGAATTCATGTATCACGGCTTCCCGGTCAATCAGATGTTCGGGGTACAGAACAATCTGCCGGAGTTCATGATCGAGACCCATCGCATCGAAGACCGGCGTGGAGCCGAGGATTATGTCACCCGCCTCACCCAGTTCCCGGTCAAGTTCGGTCAGGTCATCGAGCTGCTGGACTATCAGCTGGAGCGGGAGATCATTCCTCCGCGCTTCGTGGTTGATCATGTGCTCAATGAGATGAAGGCCTTCACGGCAGCCGAGGTGGAGAAGCACGAGCTTTACACCCATTTGGTGGGACGCCTGGAGGCGCTTGAGGATGTTGAATCTGATGCAGCCGAGGCGATTCTGGCGGACGCACGCGATGCCATCGGGAACCAGGTGTATCCGGCCTATGCCGACATGATTGCCTGGTTCGAGGCCCTGCGACCACGCACGACCACGGACGCCGGTGCCTGGACCCTGCCGAATGGTGAGGCCTACTATCGCCACACCCTGCTGCAGAATACGACGACGGACATGAGCCCGGACGCGATTCACATGCTTGGCCTGGAACAGGTGGAGAGTATTCTGGCCGAAATGGATGAGATCCTTCGAGCCGAAGGGTATATGGAGGGTACGGTTGGCGAACGCATGGATCAGCTTGCTCAGGAGGAACGTTTCCTCTATCCGGATACAGATGAAGGACGTGAGCAGATCATCGCCGATTACCAGGCCATGATTGATGAGCTTCAGGCCGAAATGTCGCCGTACTTCGGACGCCTGCCACGCGCATCGGTGGAGGTTCGTCGCGTTCCCGAGTTCCGTCAGGATACGGCCGCCGGGGCCTACTACCGCATGCCCCCGGTGGGTGGAGACCGACCGGGTATTTTCTATGCCAATCTGCGTGATGTGAAGGAGATTCCGAGTTTCGGCATGCGCACCCTCACGGCCCATGAAGCCGTGCCGGGCCATCACTTCCAGATTGCCCTGCAGATGGAGTTGGAAGGCCTGCCCCTGTTCCGCGGCTTCCCGCTGTTCAGTGCATTTACCGAAGGCTGGGCGCTGTACGCGGAGCGTCTTGCTGATGAGATCGGCCTTTATCACGACGAGTACGAACGGCTCGGGATGTTGCAGGCTCAACTCTTCAGGGCCGTTCGACTGGTCGTGGATACGGGTATCCATCACAAGCGCTGGACACGGGAAGAGGCCATTGATTACATGTTCGAGACCACCGGCATGCCGCGGGGTGATGTGGTCGCCGAAATCGAGCGTTATGTGGTGATGCCGGGTCAGGCCACCAGCTACATGGTGGGTATGCTGCACATTCAGTATCTGCGCCAGCAGGCGGAAGAGGCCCTGGGTGATGCCTTCAGCCTGTCTGACTTCCACGATGCCGTACTGGCCAACGGTGCCTTGCCTCTGTTCCTGCTTAGCGAGGAGATCGAACGCTGGATACGTTCTGTCCAGGAGAACGAGATAGTGGCTGAACAAGCCGCCTGA